A genomic region of Dermacentor andersoni chromosome 9, qqDerAnde1_hic_scaffold, whole genome shotgun sequence contains the following coding sequences:
- the LOC140213277 gene encoding zinc finger transcription factor family protein 17-like isoform X1 translates to MAKVASFQCQYCDRQLANNRSLQRHIKLVHKITHPKYNCDECEVALTLKELEYRHISVHFFEPEYERYHFLTMPAFKSLKEKVEKDTRSHFIARTGTETCGHLKKKHFYFVCHRSGSYASQATSKQKLKRPSSVKCGKRCFAAMAVTEDNTGVYVVFQFKHRGHDFELGRVFLSKSERAAIADKLREGVSMDAVLNNVRSNVDETFHRINLLSKQDLRKIMRDARVSKTERLHDNDYVSVQLWVERMHSEKENPLLFFKHQGQPDKK, encoded by the exons ATGGCGAAAGTTGCTTCCTTTCAATGTCAGTACTGCGACCGGCAGTTAGCGAACAATCGCAGTCTGCAGAGGCACATAAAACTTGTGCACAAAATCACTCACCCGAAGTACAACTGCGACGAGTGTGAAGTAGCCCTGACTTTGAAAGAACTGGAGTACCGCCATATCAGCGTGCATTTCTTCGAGCCGGAATATGAGAGGTATCACTTTCTGACAATGCCAG ctttcaagtcattgaaggaaaaggtggagaaagACACACGCAGTCACTTCATTGCAAGGACAGGTACAGAGACTTGTGGCCAcctgaaaaagaagcatttctactTCGTCTGTCACCGGTCTGGAAGTTATGCTTCACAAG ctacaagtaaacaaaagctgaagcggccttcaagtgtcaagtgtggaaaaagatgttttgcggcaatggctgtgactgaagacaacacaggtgtgtatgtggttttccaattcaagcacagaggccacgactttgaactgggtcgtgtttttctgtccaagtcggaaagagctgctattgctg acaagctgcgAGAAGGCGTGTCCATGGATGCAGTGCTGAATAATGTGCGGTCCAACGTGGATGAGACATTCCACCGCATTAACCTGTTAAGCAAGCAGGATCTCCGCAAAATAATGAGGGATGCCAGAGTCTCGAAGACCGAGCGGCTGCACGATAATGACTATGTGAGCGTGCAACTCTGGGTTGAGAGGATGCATAGTGAAAAGGAAAACCCATTGCTCTTCtttaaacaccaaggacaacccgacaaaaagtga
- the LOC140213277 gene encoding uncharacterized protein isoform X2, which produces MAKVASFQCQYCDRQLANNRSLQRHIKLVHKITHPKYNCDECEVALTLKELEYRHISVHFFEPEYERYHFLTMPAFKSLKEKVEKDTRSHFIARTGTETCGHLKKKHFYFVCHRSGSYASQATSKQKLKRPSSVKCGKRCFAAMAVTEDNTDKLREGVSMDAVLNNVRSNVDETFHRINLLSKQDLRKIMRDARVSKTERLHDNDYVSVQLWVERMHSEKENPLLFFKHQGQPDKK; this is translated from the exons ATGGCGAAAGTTGCTTCCTTTCAATGTCAGTACTGCGACCGGCAGTTAGCGAACAATCGCAGTCTGCAGAGGCACATAAAACTTGTGCACAAAATCACTCACCCGAAGTACAACTGCGACGAGTGTGAAGTAGCCCTGACTTTGAAAGAACTGGAGTACCGCCATATCAGCGTGCATTTCTTCGAGCCGGAATATGAGAGGTATCACTTTCTGACAATGCCAG ctttcaagtcattgaaggaaaaggtggagaaagACACACGCAGTCACTTCATTGCAAGGACAGGTACAGAGACTTGTGGCCAcctgaaaaagaagcatttctactTCGTCTGTCACCGGTCTGGAAGTTATGCTTCACAAG ctacaagtaaacaaaagctgaagcggccttcaagtgtcaagtgtggaaaaagatgttttgcggcaatggctgtgactgaagacaacacag acaagctgcgAGAAGGCGTGTCCATGGATGCAGTGCTGAATAATGTGCGGTCCAACGTGGATGAGACATTCCACCGCATTAACCTGTTAAGCAAGCAGGATCTCCGCAAAATAATGAGGGATGCCAGAGTCTCGAAGACCGAGCGGCTGCACGATAATGACTATGTGAGCGTGCAACTCTGGGTTGAGAGGATGCATAGTGAAAAGGAAAACCCATTGCTCTTCtttaaacaccaaggacaacccgacaaaaagtga